CGGGGATGGGCTCCGCCGAAGTGGCGCTCAATGTGGAAGGCGCGACGGTCGAGCAGTTACAGAACAAAACCGTGCTGCCGATGATGCACGGCTTTTACAGTCTCGGCACGCTGATTGGCGCAGGCATCGGCCTGAGCCTGACGGCGTTCCATTTCCGCGCCGATCTGCATTTGACTATCGCCACGCTGGTGACGGTCATCCCGATTATTATCGGGCTGCGGGCTATTCCACACGGCGTCGGTAAAGAGGCGAAAGAAGCGCGCCAGCAGCGCCCTGCCGGTCATATCCCGTTCTGGAAAGATACCCAGTTGCTGCTGATTGGCCTGATTGTGCTGGCGATGGCGTTTGCCGAAGGCTCCGCCAACGACTGGCTGCCGTTATTGATGGTGGACGGTCACGGTTTTAGCCCCACTTCCGGCTCGCTGATCTACGCCGGTTTCACGCTCGGCATGACGCTTGGGCGCTTCTTTGGCGGCTGGTTTATCGACCGCTATAGCCGCGTTAACGTGGTGCGCGCCAGCGCCATGATGGGCGCGCTCGGCATCGGGCTGATTATCTTTGTTGATAACCCGATTATCGCGAGCGTGTCGGTGCTGCTGTGGGGGCTGGGCGCGTCGCTCGGCTTCCCGCTGACCATTTCGGCGGCGAGCGATACCGGGCCGGATGCGCCGGTGCGCGTGAGCGTGGTGGCAACGGCAGGCTATGTCGCCTTCCTGGTGGGCCCGCCGTTACTCGGCTTCCTGGGGGAACATTACGGATTACGCAGCGCGATGCTGGTGGTATTAACGCTGGTGGTGCTGGCGGCTCTGGTGGCCCGCGCGGTGGCGAAACCCGCCACGCCGGTTGAGTCAGCGTCCGGGCAGGCGCGTGACGTTATTTAAGAAGCGAGAGCACGCTCTCCGCCTGCTGGTTCGCCTGAGCCAGCACGGCGTTCCCGGCCTGTTGCAGGATCTGCGTCCGGCTGAGGTTGCTCGCCTCCTGCGCGAAATCCGCGTCTTCGATGCGGCTGCGCGCGGCGGTCGTGGCGACGGTCTTCTGCGCCATCGCCTCTTTCGCCGAGTCAAACGTGTTCACCAGGCTACCGTAAGTGCCGCGATACGCGCTTACGGTATCGATCGCATGATCGATAGCATCTATCGCCTGCGACGCGCTCTGCTGATTATCAAGCCGCGCGGTATCAAGGCCGAGCGTTTTGGTGTCCGAAGGCGTGCCGGGAATGGTTTTATACTGCACCGCCTCGCCGTAGTCGGCGCTCATCACAATATCCGTATCGGTGCTGACCGGCCCGTTATCCGGCGGATCGGTTGGCTTCGGCAGTTTGGTCCAGGTCATCTCGCCGTAAAACGAGCCGTTGCCCACCACCATGATGATCACATCTTCCGTCACCTTATCAATGGACAACCGCTCAAGATAGTTGCCCGGCGACACCGTACCGTTGTTGGCCCAGCCCGTCGCGGGCGTCTCGTAGCGGTCGCCGTCGCCACTATAGGTGATGGTCATGCCGTTGTACTGCTTCACCGCGCCGCCGCTCACGTTGTAAGTGGGCGGCCCCTGTGTCAGGTTCGCGTCGCTGTAGCTGGCACCCGGCAAAAAACCGTTATCGGTGGAGATGATTTTGGTATTCGCCGTCGCGGTGCTGTTCACGCCGTTATTCGTCCAGGTGAAGTCGCGCGTGGGGCCATTCACCGGCGTACCGACGAGATGGCTGCCATCACGGCTGAACAGTTGGATATCGTCATCCATCCAGCCCGAGTTAATCGTCAGCGTAATGTCAGTTGCGCCAGCGGGAATATAGGCCAGCGGCACCAGTCCGGAAGTAAAGGTGTATTGCTGGCCCGGCACCGGGAAGCGCTGGTTGATAGACGGAATATTACCGAGCTGCGACGCGGGCGGTGGCGGGGATGCCGCGGGCGCCAGCGGATATTTGCCGAAAATCGTCGTCCCTGTGGAAATGGCGTCTATCTGCGCTTTGATCTCGCTGAATTCAGCGGAAATCGCCGCGCGATCGCTTGCATCCAGCGTGCCGGTTGCGGACTGCACCGCCAGCGATTTTGCGCGCGTCAGCAGATCGGTGACTTCAGAGAGCGCACCCTCGGCCGTCTGCGAGAGGCTTATCCCGTCGTTCATGCTGCGCGAGGCCACGTCATTCGCCCTGAGCGTGGCAGACATACGGTTGGCAATAGCCTGCCCGGCAGCGTCGTCCTTCGCGCTGTTAATGCGCATGCCGGATGAGAGCCGCTCGATGGACTGGCTTAAGCTAGCGGCCGTTTTTTTCTGCTGCGTCAGGACATTGCCGGACATCAGGTTGTTGAAGATAGTCGCCATAGGGTTGCCGTTTCGCACATCGGAGAGTCGTTAACAAGGCTACTATCGGCCCCCAGGCAGTTTAGCTTTAGGTGTAAATTTGAATTAAGTGAAAATCCTTTTAATAACCACAGCTTATGTTAACAGGCCATTATCCGCACTTTTACCGCGTCCGGCCTGGTAAATCCTTAAGGAGCGTTTATGACAGTTAAGTTAATCGCCGTGGATATGGACGGCACGTTTTTACGCGACGACAAAACCTATCACCGTGAGCGTTTTCTTAAGCAGTACGCCGAAATGAAAGCGCGCGGCATCCGTTTTGTGGTGGCGAGCGGCAACCAATACTACCAACTGACGTCGTTTTTTCCGGACATCGCCGACGACATCGCCTTCGTGGCGGAAAACGGCGCGTGGGTGGTATGCGAAGGCGAAGATGTCTTTAACGGCGAGTTGAGTGATGACGAGTATCGTCACGTCATTGACCACCTGATGACGCTCGACGATTTAGAGATTATCGCCTGCGGAAAAAACAGCGGCTACACGCTTAAGCGCTACGATGAGCGCTTCAAAAACATGGCGGCGCGCTACTATCACCGCCTGGATTTTGTCGACGACCTGCACGACGCGCGGGACATTTTCTTTAAATTCGCGCTCAACCTGCCGGATATCCAGTTGCTAAAAAGAATGGACGAACTGACCGAGGCGTTTGAAGGCATTGTGGTGCCGGTCTCCAGCGGCCACGGCTCTATCGATCTCATCATTCCGGGGCTTCACAAAGCCAACGGCATTCAGATGCTGCAACAGCGCTGGGGCATTGCGGATAGCGAGGTCGTGACGTTTGGCGACGGCGGCAATGACGTCGAGATGCTGCGCCACGCGGGGTTTGGGTTCGCGATGGACAACGCGCCGGAGGCGATTCACAAGGTCGCGCGCTATCGTGCGCCAGCCAATAATCAGGATGGTGTACTGGATGTTATCGACAAGGTGCTGAACGGCGAAGCGCCGTTCGCCTGAGACGACGGCCCAGGTGGGCCGTCGCGTTTTGCGTTACGCTTCCGGGCGGGTGCCGACGGTTTTGTCCTTCAGGAAAATCACCATCAGGCCCAGCCACAGGAGGCCGCTTGCGAAGTTAAACAGGTTAAACAGCGCGTTGCCGCCGCCAAGCCAGGCGTGTTTACTGATTTCGATACCCACCGTGAAAATGGTCATCTGCAACATGCCCATCGCCGCCGAGACGGTGCCTTTGCTGATGTCGCTGGCAAAGAGCGTCAGGCGCACCAGGCCCGCGTTAGCAATGCCGATGCCGAAAGCGTAGATGCTGAGCCCCGTCGTCATCCAGAGGTACGCGTGCGATGAAATCACCGTGGCGAGCGCCGCCAGCGCCAGCCCGAACATCATCGGCCAGCCGCCCATCACAATCAGCGAGCGCACGGAGCGCCGGGCGGTGAGCTTCGCCAGCACCAGGTTGCCGATGATCAGCGCGCCGAAAATCGGCACCTGCAACAGGCCATATTCATAGGTGCTCATCTGCTCGCCGCTGATGATAATGACCGGCGACTGCGCAATCCACGCCAGCAGCGGCAGGCTGACAAAACCTATCGCCAGCGCCCCGGACACAAAGCGCAGGTTTTTCAGCACGGCTTTATAGTCACGGCCCAGTTCACGCAGCGACAGCTTCTCGCCAAGCCGCGTGGCCGTCTCCGGCATGGCGCGCCACAGGCCAAAGAACGAGATGGCCGCCAGCGCGGCGAAGAGTACAAACATCATCTCCCAGGGCGCGGCGTGTACCCATGCGGCCCCGACGAGTGGCCCCAGCAGCGGCGCGATAAGCGCGACGTTCGCCATTAACGCGGTGATTTTGATACACACCGCCTCTTCAAACGACTCCTGAATCGCGGCATAACCCACCGCGCCGATAAAGCACAGGCTGATGCCCTGCAAAAAGCGCAGCACGGTGAACTGTTCAATGTCCCGGGCGAGCAACGTGGCAAGACAGGTGACGATAAACCACGCCACGCCCGCCAGCATCACCGGGCGTCTGCCGATACGGTCAGAGAGCGGGCCGAGCAGCCACTGTAAAAACATGCCGCCCGCGAGATAGGCGGTCATAGAGGTGGGCACCCATTCGACGCCCGCCTGATACTGTTCGACGACCGCGAGCATGCCCGGCTGGATCATGTCGTTGCCGATATAAGTCGAGAATTCGTAGAGCACCAGGCAGAGCGGGAACAGCAGCGCCTGGCGTCCGAGACGTCCGGTTCGGTTTGCGTGAGTTTGCATGAGTCATCCATCAATAAAATCGCGCAAAGTGTAATGAATTGCCGCGCCGCGCGATAGTGAATTATGTGCGACAAACCGGCGTGGCGCGCCTTTCGCCCGATTGTTTAAGGTTTTCTTAAGTTAGCCGCTTTATGCTGGCCCTTTTCAGCTTCCGGATGACGCCGCGATGCGTACTTTATCTCCGCTTTTCTGGCCCGCCAGGCCCCGGATAAATAAGACAATCTCCCTTTATTCCCTTCCCGTGCGCTTTTATGTTGGTCAGCTTGCGCTGTTAACGGCGCTGGGCGTGCTGTTCACCTGGCTTTCACGCACCGAAACGCTGGACCGCTGGCTGACGCAGATGTGGTTTGACGCCGCCGCAGGGAATTTTCCCTGGCAGGACAACCACTGGCTTGATCTGCTCAACCACCGGCTCGCCAAATATTGCGCCATCGCGGTCGCGGTCGGGAGCCTGCTGTATGGCGTGATTCGTCGCCATCCGCGCTGGATGATGGTCGCGGTGCTGATGGGTCTTGGCGCTGCCGTCGTCGGCATCCTGAAGGCCACCAGCCATCACAGCTGTCCGTGGGATCTTGTTGAGTATGGCGGAAAGGCGCTCTCCTATCCGCTTTTTGGCGCGGTACCGGACGGCAGCGGCCCGGGTCGGTGTTTCCCTGGCGGCCACGCCTCCAGCGGCTTTATGGTGATGGGCCTCTGGTTCGGCCTTAAGCGTGAGCATCCGGGATACGCCCGGCTGGCGCTGGCGGCGGGCATTGCGCTCGGGCTCGCGATGGGCTTCGGCCAGGTGATGCGCGGCGCGCATTTCTTCACCCATAACCTGTGGGCAGGCTGGTGGGTGTGGCTCACGCAGGTGGTGACGTGGGGCGTGACTACCACATTGATGAATAAGGAACCCGCAACCCTATGATGGAAGCGTTGAATCAATTTCTGTTTTTGCAAATTAACGCGACGCCCGCGTCGCCGGGCTGGCTTATCGCGCTGGCGACCTTTATCGCGCGCGATCTTATCTCGATTGTGCCGCTGCTGCCGGTGGTACTGTGGCTCTGGCGTCCGACCGAGCGCAGGCTGGTGGTGAAGTTCGCGCTGGCGCTGCTCATCAGCCTCGCCGTCTCCTGGCTTGCGGGCCATCTGTTTCCGCATCCGCGCCCGTTTGTGGTCGGCCTCGGTCATCAGTTCCTGCCGCACGCGCCTGACGACTCCTATCCCAGCGATCACGGCACCGTGATTTTCACCTTCGCGCTGGCGTTTCTCTTCTGGCACCGCGTCTGGTCTGGCGCGCTGTTAATGGCCGTCGCCTGCGCGATTGCCTGGTCGCGCGTCTATCTGGGCGTCCACTGGCCACTCGATATGGCGGGCGGTCTGCTGGTGGCGATGCTCGCCTGCCTGAGCGCGCAGATCCTCTGGGCACCGCTTGGCGAACCGCTCTACCGCACGCTGCGCCAGCTCTATCGTCTCTGCTTCGCACTGCCCATCCGTAAAGGCTGGGTGCGTGACTAACCGCAGGTCCACAGGTAAGATTGCACGACTTTTCAGGCACCGCGCGACGGGCGTGGTGCCGGGTTGAGCAAGAGGAACTATGGAAACGCGGCGTGACGAGCGACTGGCGCAACTGCTACAGGCACTAAAGCGACAGGATAAAATGCATCTCAAAGAGGCGGCGGCGCTGCTTGGCGTCTCGGAGATGACGATTCGCCGCGACCTGCAGGGTAATGACGCGCCGGTCACGCTGCTTGGCGGCTATATTGTGCTGGAGCCGCGCGGCGTGGCGGTAAGCCGCTACCTGTTAAGCGATGAGCAGACCCGGCTGGTGGAGGAGAAACGCCACGCGGCCGCGCTCGCGGCGTCGCTTGCCCGCCCGCACCAGACGCTTTTTTTCGACTGTGGCACCACCACGCCGTGGGTCATCGACGCGCTGGACGACGCCCTGCCCTTCACCGGCATCTGCTATTCGCTCAACACCTTTCTGGCGCTCCAGGAGAAACCGCACTGTCGCGTTATCCTTTGCGGCGGCGAATTCCACGCGAGCAACGCGATTTTCAAGCCGCTCAATTTCCAGGAGACGCTGCGCAATCTCTGCCCCGATATCGCGTTTTTTTCGGCGGCGGGGCTGCATCCGCAATATGGCGCGACCTGTTTTAATCTCGACGAACTGCCGGTGAAACACTGGGCGCTGGAGATGGCCCAGCGTCATGTGATCGTGGCGGACCACAGCAAATTTGGACAGGTGCGGCCCGCCTGTATGGGGCCGCTTGAGGCGTTTGATACCATCACGACCGACCGGATGCCCGACGACGCGTTTATCGCCTGGGCGCAGGCGGCGAACGTCAGCGTGATGTGGTAAACGCTCCCGTAAACCGGGAGCGCACGGTTACGAGAACCAGCTACCGAACCACTGATGGAATTTCATCAGCACGAAATCCCACATCCGGCTGAAGAAGCCGCCTTCATTTACCGCTTCCATGACCACCAGCGGGCGCTGCTCGATGCTCTTGCCGTTCAGCTGGAAATCGATAGTGCCCACCACCTGGCCCTGTTTCAGCGGCGCGGTAAGCTGCGGCGAATTGAGCGTATAGGTGGCTTTGAGGTTTTTCAGCTGGCCTTTGGGGATCGTCACCGAACCCGCCTCGCCCGCGCCGAGTTTCACTTCGCTGCTGTCGCCAAACCAGACGCGCTGGTTAACGAACGCGGCATCCGGCTTAATCGGCGTGACGGTTTCAAAAAAGCGGAAGCCCCAGGTCAGCAGCTTTTCCGATTCGCGAAAGCGAATGCCGTCGGTTTTCGCGCCCAGCACAACCGAGATCAGGCGCATATCGCCCTGCGTCGCCGAGGCGACCAGGTTATAGCCCGCGCCCGCTGTAGTGCCGGTTTTCATTCCGTCGACGTTCATGCTGCTGCTCCACAACAGCCGGTTGCGGTTAGGCTGGCGAATTTTATTGAACGTAAATTCTTTCTCTTTATGGATGGCGTATTCATCCGGCACGTCGTGGATCAGCGCCTTGCCGAGCAGCGCCATATCGCGCGCGGTGCTGAACTGCCCCGGCGCATCGAGGCCGTGGACCGTTTTAAAGGTCGTGTTAGTCAGCCCCAGGCGTTTGGCGTAGCCGTTCATCAGGCTGACAAACGCGTCCTGGCTGCCCGCCACATAATCGGCGATAGCAATACTGGCGTCATTGCCGGACTGAATAATCACGCCTTTGTTGAGATCGGCCACCGACACCTGATCGCCGGGTTTTAAGAACATCAGCGACGAGCCGCGCAGCGCCGGGTTGCCGGTCGCCCAGGCGTCTTTGCCGACGGTCACTTTATCATCGAGATGAATTTTCCCCGCCTTGAGCGCCTGGCCGACCACATAGCTGGTCATCAGTTTGGTGAGGCTTGCCGGATCGAGTTTTTCATCCGCGTTGCCTTCTGCCAGCACTTTGCCGCTGTGATAGTCCATCAGGATCCAGGCGCGGGCGTCGACCTCTGGCGCGGCGGGCGCAATCGGGTCGGCCGCGTGGGCGGTGGAGAGAGAAATCAATAGAAACGCGCCTGAGA
This sequence is a window from Cronobacter sakazakii. Protein-coding genes within it:
- a CDS encoding MFS transporter, producing the protein MSSDVNHSSALRHRTWALFLFFFLPGLLMASWATRTPSIRDVLAVSTAGMGIVLFGLSVGSMSGILCSGWLVKRLGTHTVIRNGMALGVIGMLLMALALWFASPLLFACGLAVLGAGMGSAEVALNVEGATVEQLQNKTVLPMMHGFYSLGTLIGAGIGLSLTAFHFRADLHLTIATLVTVIPIIIGLRAIPHGVGKEAKEARQQRPAGHIPFWKDTQLLLIGLIVLAMAFAEGSANDWLPLLMVDGHGFSPTSGSLIYAGFTLGMTLGRFFGGWFIDRYSRVNVVRASAMMGALGIGLIIFVDNPIIASVSVLLWGLGASLGFPLTISAASDTGPDAPVRVSVVATAGYVAFLVGPPLLGFLGEHYGLRSAMLVVLTLVVLAALVARAVAKPATPVESASGQARDVI
- a CDS encoding flagellin N-terminal helical domain-containing protein; translation: MATIFNNLMSGNVLTQQKKTAASLSQSIERLSSGMRINSAKDDAAGQAIANRMSATLRANDVASRSMNDGISLSQTAEGALSEVTDLLTRAKSLAVQSATGTLDASDRAAISAEFSEIKAQIDAISTGTTIFGKYPLAPAASPPPPASQLGNIPSINQRFPVPGQQYTFTSGLVPLAYIPAGATDITLTINSGWMDDDIQLFSRDGSHLVGTPVNGPTRDFTWTNNGVNSTATANTKIISTDNGFLPGASYSDANLTQGPPTYNVSGGAVKQYNGMTITYSGDGDRYETPATGWANNGTVSPGNYLERLSIDKVTEDVIIMVVGNGSFYGEMTWTKLPKPTDPPDNGPVSTDTDIVMSADYGEAVQYKTIPGTPSDTKTLGLDTARLDNQQSASQAIDAIDHAIDTVSAYRGTYGSLVNTFDSAKEAMAQKTVATTAARSRIEDADFAQEASNLSRTQILQQAGNAVLAQANQQAESVLSLLK
- a CDS encoding Cof-type HAD-IIB family hydrolase, coding for MTVKLIAVDMDGTFLRDDKTYHRERFLKQYAEMKARGIRFVVASGNQYYQLTSFFPDIADDIAFVAENGAWVVCEGEDVFNGELSDDEYRHVIDHLMTLDDLEIIACGKNSGYTLKRYDERFKNMAARYYHRLDFVDDLHDARDIFFKFALNLPDIQLLKRMDELTEAFEGIVVPVSSGHGSIDLIIPGLHKANGIQMLQQRWGIADSEVVTFGDGGNDVEMLRHAGFGFAMDNAPEAIHKVARYRAPANNQDGVLDVIDKVLNGEAPFA
- a CDS encoding MFS transporter — encoded protein: MQTHANRTGRLGRQALLFPLCLVLYEFSTYIGNDMIQPGMLAVVEQYQAGVEWVPTSMTAYLAGGMFLQWLLGPLSDRIGRRPVMLAGVAWFIVTCLATLLARDIEQFTVLRFLQGISLCFIGAVGYAAIQESFEEAVCIKITALMANVALIAPLLGPLVGAAWVHAAPWEMMFVLFAALAAISFFGLWRAMPETATRLGEKLSLRELGRDYKAVLKNLRFVSGALAIGFVSLPLLAWIAQSPVIIISGEQMSTYEYGLLQVPIFGALIIGNLVLAKLTARRSVRSLIVMGGWPMMFGLALAALATVISSHAYLWMTTGLSIYAFGIGIANAGLVRLTLFASDISKGTVSAAMGMLQMTIFTVGIEISKHAWLGGGNALFNLFNFASGLLWLGLMVIFLKDKTVGTRPEA
- a CDS encoding phosphatase PAP2 family protein gives rise to the protein MRTLSPLFWPARPRINKTISLYSLPVRFYVGQLALLTALGVLFTWLSRTETLDRWLTQMWFDAAAGNFPWQDNHWLDLLNHRLAKYCAIAVAVGSLLYGVIRRHPRWMMVAVLMGLGAAVVGILKATSHHSCPWDLVEYGGKALSYPLFGAVPDGSGPGRCFPGGHASSGFMVMGLWFGLKREHPGYARLALAAGIALGLAMGFGQVMRGAHFFTHNLWAGWWVWLTQVVTWGVTTTLMNKEPATL
- the ybjG gene encoding undecaprenyl-diphosphate phosphatase, which translates into the protein MMEALNQFLFLQINATPASPGWLIALATFIARDLISIVPLLPVVLWLWRPTERRLVVKFALALLISLAVSWLAGHLFPHPRPFVVGLGHQFLPHAPDDSYPSDHGTVIFTFALAFLFWHRVWSGALLMAVACAIAWSRVYLGVHWPLDMAGGLLVAMLACLSAQILWAPLGEPLYRTLRQLYRLCFALPIRKGWVRD
- the deoR gene encoding DNA-binding transcriptional repressor DeoR, with the translated sequence METRRDERLAQLLQALKRQDKMHLKEAAALLGVSEMTIRRDLQGNDAPVTLLGGYIVLEPRGVAVSRYLLSDEQTRLVEEKRHAAALAASLARPHQTLFFDCGTTTPWVIDALDDALPFTGICYSLNTFLALQEKPHCRVILCGGEFHASNAIFKPLNFQETLRNLCPDIAFFSAAGLHPQYGATCFNLDELPVKHWALEMAQRHVIVADHSKFGQVRPACMGPLEAFDTITTDRMPDDAFIAWAQAANVSVMW
- the dacC gene encoding serine-type D-Ala-D-Ala carboxypeptidase; this translates as MTSFSRSGARRVLALSGAFLLISLSTAHAADPIAPAAPEVDARAWILMDYHSGKVLAEGNADEKLDPASLTKLMTSYVVGQALKAGKIHLDDKVTVGKDAWATGNPALRGSSLMFLKPGDQVSVADLNKGVIIQSGNDASIAIADYVAGSQDAFVSLMNGYAKRLGLTNTTFKTVHGLDAPGQFSTARDMALLGKALIHDVPDEYAIHKEKEFTFNKIRQPNRNRLLWSSSMNVDGMKTGTTAGAGYNLVASATQGDMRLISVVLGAKTDGIRFRESEKLLTWGFRFFETVTPIKPDAAFVNQRVWFGDSSEVKLGAGEAGSVTIPKGQLKNLKATYTLNSPQLTAPLKQGQVVGTIDFQLNGKSIEQRPLVVMEAVNEGGFFSRMWDFVLMKFHQWFGSWFS